The proteins below come from a single Miscanthus floridulus cultivar M001 unplaced genomic scaffold, ASM1932011v1 fs_375_2_3, whole genome shotgun sequence genomic window:
- the LOC136531596 gene encoding uncharacterized protein, whose protein sequence is MDTDATPLPPPPPLQMRLISFSRKRPADDLPLAPLKALKTSPGSSAHWVAEAQAAIQRGAASARVDPKGPVAHGGVAEAAPTQSDGAVVPFVAEAPGASEAEAMEATAPTIAETTVAAVGVSASAEATMAEAGAPETAEAVIAEAGAPEVTEAVVMAARPSVQEAETQAAEALAVPLDQGPPLLRESARETEVYPISSDDTSWAREVVDVEETDAVEQPAPLLEEGGSALMRADAAVAKLMEAAEGPGAALATLFEEEVVPPYHLLVLKALNLDLGPGGYVKIE, encoded by the exons atggatacggatgcgacgccactgccgccgcctccgccgttgcagatgcg gttaatttcctttagtcggaagcggcctgcggatgacctccccttggcgccccttaaggcgcttaagacGAGCCCCgggtcctccgcccactgggtggcagaggcacaagccgctatccaacgcggcgcggcgtcggcgagggtcgacccaaagggacCGGTCGCCCACGGAGGGGtcgccgaggcggcccctacacagtcggatggggccgtcgtgccctttgttgccgaggctcccggggcctccgaggctgaggcgatggaggccacGGCGCCCACGATCGCCGAGACCACAGTGGCCGCGGTCGGCGtctctgcgtctgccgaggccacgatggcggaggccggagcccccgagaccgccgaggccgtgatTGCCGAGGCgggagcccccgaggtcaccgaGGCCGttgtgatggcggcgaggccgtctgtgcaggaggcggagacgcaggcggcggaggccttggcTGTGCCCTTGgatcagggcccgccgttgttgagggagagcgcccgggagacggaggtctatccgatctcctccgacgatacttcctgggcgcgggaggtggtcgacgtcgaggagaccgatgccgtggagcagccggcgccgctcttAGAGGAGGGAGgctcggccctcatgcgg gctgacgcggcggtcgcgaagctgatggaggcggcggagggccctGGCGCGGCGCTGGCGacactcttcgaagaggaggtggtgcccCCCTACcatctgctggtgctgaaggccctgaaccttgatctgggccccgggggctatgtaaagatagaatag
- the LOC136531593 gene encoding outer envelope protein 80, chloroplastic-like, producing the protein MGSPGFISNSRRRRAISGSTLRRWNTATTTGHVNVVQVLVNGVRRHSTPVIRDFYNCQLTASGHDYDDTLLAKFESIYTYSGDHISTMFVFNIDQGLPVLPEWLSFNRVTARLRQGYEIGPARLLVSASGGHMERKFAPHEAFAIGGRNIVRGYEEGVVGSGRSYTVGSGEVSYRLNAVLATRVYMMLSLGRQQMPFCF; encoded by the exons atgggctcacccggcttcatctcgaacagccgccgccgccgagccatcagcggcagcaccctccggcggtggaacaCGGCCACAACCACAGGCCACG TAAATGTTGTACAAGTTCTTGTGAATGGAGTTAGAAGACACTCCACTCCAGTCATCAGGGATTTCTATAACTGCCAATTAACTGCCAG TggacatgattatgatgatactctGCTAGCTAAGTTTGAAAGTATCTACACATATTCTGGAGACCATATCTCTACAATG TTTGTTTTCAACATTGACCAAGGTTTGCCTGTTCTTCCTGAGTGGCTTAGCTTCAACAGAGTGACAGCACGTTTGAGGCAGGGATATGAAATTGGTCCTGCTAGGCTTCTTGTAAG TGCTTCTGGAGGTCACATGGAGAGAAAATTTGCACCTCATGAAGCATTTGCAATTGGTGGGAGAAATATTGTAAGAGGATACGAAGAAGGTGTTGTTGGCTCTGGGCGCTCTTATACTGTTGGTAGTGGTGAAGTTTCATACCGCCTG AATGCCGTATTGGCAACAAGGGTGTACATGATGCTGTCACTAGGAAGACAACAGATGCCATTTTGCTTTTGA